The DNA window GTCGCCTTCCGTCACGTCGGGACGCCCCCTGAAGTCGAGGATGACGCCCGGCATCACCTTGAGCACATGGCCCTTGGGGACCGTCACCACCCCGTTCGCATCCCCCGTGATGAGATACGGCGAGCCCGTCAACGTCAGCGTCCCCGACAGGGTCCCCGAGATGAGCGTCCCCCGCTCTCCCGTGCCAGCGGCTGGAGCTTCCGCGGCACCGGTGAGAAGCGTTGGAGTCCCAAGTTCTTCGCCATGGACTTCCGCGACTCCCGCAGCGGCAAGGCCTTGATGATTGAGCGGGATTCCCTCGTCCTCGAGAGTCCTGGAAGCCGGTTCGCCACCGCAGGCGCAGAGGCCCAGCAACGGGACGACCAGCGCGAACCGAGACACCACATCCGACAAAGCCAGAGTTTTCATATGTGCCCTGGCAAGTAATACCTTCGACGAAACTCTCACCATTGCATGAAGGTCCCATCTCAGACACCCATGCTCCGCGAGCGTGGTGGTACTCGAGTACAGCCAGATGGAAGCAGTTCGCGTAGACTCGAAGTCACGATGAATCGCGAAGAAGCAAGCCAGGCACTCGAGCTCATCCGCCGCGTCGTCACCCAAGCGCGCGACGACTCGGCACTCCAGAACTGGGGCACCATCTGGATGCTCCACGCATTCACCAACGCCGCGGGCTTCGTCGCCACGCAGTGGCTCTGGTCCCAGTCACATCGCACGCCACACGCTTACGTCCTCCTCTGGGGCATCGTGCTGGCGTTCAACATCGCCTCCATCTTCGTCCTCAAGCGAGGGCAGACGGCCGGCGCGCGCTCCTTCATCGAGCGGCAGATCTGGGCCATCTGGACCACCTTCATCGGCGGCATGGTCTGCGTGGCGCTCATCAACTGGCTGCTCGGTCTGGACCGGTTGTTCATGCCGGCGGTGGCCTGCGTGCTGTTCGCCACCGCCTTCTCGATGATGGGCGCGCTCATGGGCCGCGTCTGGTTCTCGGTGGCCGCGTTCTTCGCCGCGGCGGCCCTGGTGATGCCTTTCGTTCCGGACCAGGCCTTCAACCTGCTCGCGGCCCTCTGGTTCGCGGTCCAGTTCGGCGGGGGGCTGATGCTCCACCGCGCGCGCAGAAAGCGGCTCGCGGCCCAGGCGACCGTGGCTCGGCTGGTATGAGGCCGGAATCCCTCGCGGCCCTGGTGGCGCTGGCGACCGAGCCCCTCGGCCTGGAGGAGCGCGAGCTCCACGCGCGACTCCTCCAGGCGGGTGTCACGGACCCGATGTTGGCATTGCAAGCACTCCGAGGCGCGGGCCTCGTGCGGGAGCAACATCGCCGCTGGGCCCCCACGCCGTCAGGTCACGAGGCCTTGCGCGAGGCCGCACGCCTGCTCGAACGAAGCCAGGACCCGAGCCCCAGCTCCCCCGGCATGGATGAATGCCCTTCCATCCCCTGGCTCACGCAAGTGCAGACACACTGGGTGGAGGCGGTGTCCATCAACTACGCGGTGGACGCGGACCGGCTCGCGCGGCTGCTCCCTTCTCCGCTGCTGCCCGAAATCCACCGGGGCACGGCATGGGTGCAGGTGCTGATGTCGTCGCTGCGTGACATGCGGCCCCAGGGAGTCTCTCCCTTGCTGGGGGTGTGCTTCTACCAGGTCAGCTATCGCGCGGCGGTGCGCTACCGCAATGCGCGGGGTGAGTGGCGGCGCGGCGGGTACTTCGTGCGCAGCGAGACGAATGACCCGGTGATGCAGCGCGTGGGCAATACCCTGGACGAGTTCCGCTTCCACGCCTTCGGCGAGGCGAACATGGTGATGGCTCGCGAGGGCGACCTGCTCACCGTCGCCGTCGACCCGGAGTCCGCGTACCCCGGGGGCAAGCTGGTCGCCGTGTTCGACACGAAGCCACGAACACACCCTCCCCTCGGCAGCGTGTGGACGGGGCTCCAGGACCTGCATGAGCCGCTGGTGGAGTGCTACGACGCGCTCGGCGTCTCGGGTGACTTCGTCTACGTGCTCACCATCGACCGCGAGCCGTGGAACGCCCGCTTCTGCACACCCGTGGAGCTGTACTGCGAATACTTCGAGGAGGGCCCGCTCGCACCCGGTGCGAGGCTGGACTCGGTGCTGCATCTGACGGAGTGCGCCTACCGCTGGCGGCCCCTGCGCCGGGAGCGCCACGCCCCTTTCACCGGACCCGTGGAACGGTGAGCGCCCCCCACGTGTCCAACGCGCCATGAAATTCTCGTGTGCAAGAGTCGCCGCTGTCATTGGAGCCCTGCTGGCCCTGAGCGCCCACGGCGAAGACCGCGTCGCCACCGCTCGCAAGCAGCGGATGAAGGACGTCACCGCCCTCTTCGCCGCCGCTGGGACGCCGTGGCCCACGGACCAGCTCTATGTCCGGGCCTTCAAGCACGAGCGGGAGCTGGAGGTCTGGGCCGGCCCCAAGGACGGGCCCCTGGTGAAGGTGCGCACCTATCCGTTCTGCGCCGCGTCGGGCGAGCTGGGCCCCAAGCGCCGCCAGGGCGACCTCCAGGTCCCCGAGGGCTTCTACACCCTCGACCTCTTCAACCCGCGCAGCAACTACCACCTCTCCATTCGCGTCAGCTATCCCAACGCGGCGGACAGGCACCACCAGCAGGCCGGCGTCCCATTGGGCGGCGACATCTTCGTCCATGGCGACTGCGTGAGCATCGGCTGCATCGCCATCCAGGACGGCCCCATCGAGGAGCTGTACCTGATGGCGTTGGACACGCGCGCGAGGACGAAGCGGGATGCCCCCATCCACATCTTCCCGCGCAGACTCGACGCGGCGGGCATGGCGGCCCTGGAGAAGGAGGCGGGCACGGACGCGCAGCGGCTGGCCCTGTGGAAGAGCCTTCAGCCCGCGTACACGCTCTTCGAGGAGAACCCTCGGGTGCCTCGCACGTCCGTCAACGCCAGGACGGGGGCGTATGAAGTGAAGCCCGCGGCGAAGGCCGGGCGCGCGGAGCGCTGACCCGAACGGATCCTGCGGTGCGCGGCGGGAGGGAAGCCTACTTGCCGCGCACGAGCATGATGTCCACGCGGCGGTTCAGCTCGCGCCCGCGAGGAATCAGGTTCGGCGCCTTGGGACGCGTGTCGCCCAGCCCCGTCGACTCGATGCGCGAGGGACTCAGTCCAGCACGGACCAACAGGTCCGCCATCGCCCGGGCCCGAGCCTCCGAGAGTGATTGACGCGCCGACGCCGGCACCTCGCGATTGTCCGTATGGCCCTCCAGCTTCAGCCGCAGGGACTCGTCGCGCACCATCATGTCCACCAGCAGCGCCATCGCCGTGGTGGAGCCCTTGCGAGGCGCGGCCTGCTTCTCCGCGAAGCGCGGCAAGCTGGGCAACTCCACGCGCTCGTTCTTCACCTGCGCCTGCTGCGCCTTCTTCGCCGGCGCCTTCGCCAGCACGAAGGACACCGAGGCTTCCTTCTCGCGCGTCACCTTCACCTGCCGCGTCTGCGCGAGGAAGCCCTTGGCAATCACATCCACGGTGTACTCGCCCGGGGGCACCATCACCTGCGACGGCTTGCGCGCGCCCTTCTCCAGGAGCACTCGCTGAGGCGCGCCCTTGCCCCGGATGAACGCCGTGGCGGCCACGGGCTTCTTCCCCACGAGCACCTTCAACGACAAGCGGCCCGGCGCCTCGGGTCCCTGCTCCGGGGCGTCCCGTCCTGTCGCCACCGCGACCGGCGGCGTCACGACAACCGGAGGAGGCGTCACGGGAGGAGGCGTGACAGGCGGCGGCTCCACGGGCGGAGGCGTCAGCTTCGCCACGGGCGCCGAGCCCGCGTCCGGCGTCTCCGCCAGCAGCGTCGCGTCCGCGAGCGGCGCGGTCATCTCCGCCGATACATCGTGCGACAGCTTCAGCTTGAGCCGAGGGTCCGGCGCGGTGGGGTTGATGGCGGGCAGCACGCGCACCCGCATCCGCAGCCCCTTCTGCGCCTGGAACGTGACGGAGGCCGTCATCTTCCAGAGGAAGCCGCTCTCCTCGCTGAAGAGGTTCCAGGCGTCGTTGGTGTAGGTGACGCGGGAGACGAGCGTATAGGAGCCCTCGTCCACCTTGAGCGCCGCCAGACGGTGGATGCCCGGCCCGCTCAGGACATCCAGCCCCGGCACCGCCAGCGGCTGGCCGTTGAGGAGGAAGTCCACTTCCAGGAGCTTGTAGGCGCGAGACGTCCCCGCGCCGGGCAGTCCCTCGTAGGTGATGACGACCTCCGGGGGAGGCGTCTTGACCAGGGCCTGGAGCTGCCGGTCCAGGTCCTCTCGGGCCCGCTGTTCGACGGTGGAGGGTTCAGCCGCGAGCGCCGTGGCGCTGCTCGAGAGCGCCAGGAGAGCAAGCCACAGTGCCTGTACGGAGGAAGAAGCCACGGGGGGCCACAGCATCGCACAACCGGGCCACATCGCGAGTTGTCGACCGGGCGGGCTGACCACCAGCCGACCGTCGGCCCCCCTCCCCCTCCCGGAGGCCGAGCCCCTCCTCACCCCGGGTCCAGGCCCTCCGCCACGTTTTTGGCTCCCATCCCGGCGCCAGGGGCGCTACTCCTGCCCCCCGAAGACTCCCCCGTAGAGGCCACGCGATGACCGACTTCCAGTTCCAGGACATGCTGCCGCTGGGCAAGGACGAGACGCCTTACCGGTTGCTCACGAAGGACCACGTCTCCACCTTCGAGGCCGGCGGACGCAGCTTCGTCCAGGTGGCCCCCGAGGCCCTCACCCTGTTGACCCGGGAGGCCATGCGGGACATCGCGCACCTGCTGCGCCCCGGTCACCTGGGTCAGCTCTCCAACATCCTCAAGGACCCGGAGGCGTCGGCCAATGACCGCTTCGTCGCGCTGGAGCTCCTGAAGAACGCCAACATCGCCGCCGGGGGCGTGCTGCCGTCCTGCCAGGACACGGGCACCGCCATCGTCATGGGCAAGCGGGGCCAGCACGTCCTCACCGACGGCAACGACGAAGAGGCCATCTCCCGCGGCGTGTTCGACACCTATCGCACGTCCAACCTGCGCTACTCGCAGATGGCCGCGCTCGACATGTATCGGGAGACGAACACCGGCAACAACCTGCCCGCGCAGATCGAGCTCTACGCGACGGGCGGCGACGCCTACAAGTTCCTCTTCATGGCCAAGGGCGGCGGCTCCGCCAACAAGAGCTACCTGTACCAGGAGACCAAGGCCCTGCTGAATCCGCAGAGCCTGCTCAACTTCCTCGACGCGAAGATTCGCTCGCTGGGCACCGCGGCGTGCCCGCCCTACCACCTGGCCATCGTCGTGGGCGGCACCTCCGCCGAGTTCGCGCTGAAGACGGCCAAGTACGCCTCCGCGCGCTACCTGGACACCCTGCCCCGCGACGGCAACGCCCTGGGCCGAGGCTTCCGCGACGTGGAGCTGGAGCAGGAGGTGCTCAAGCTCACGCAGCGCATGGGCATCGGCGCCCAGTTCGGCGGCAAGTACTTCTGTCACGACGTGCGCGTCATCCGCCTGCCTCGCCATGGGGCCTCGTGCCCGGTGGCCATCGCCGTGTCGTGCTCGGCGGACCGGCAGGTGCTCGGGAAGATCACCCGCGACGGCGTCTTCCTGGAGCAGTTGGAGGCCGACCCGGCGAAGTACCTCCCGGAGACCACCGAGGCGGACCTGTCCAGCGACGTGGTGAAGCTGGACCTCAACCGCCCCATGAGCGAGCTGCGCGCGGAGCTGTCCCGCTACCCCATCAAGACCCGCGTGTCGCTCACCGGCCCCATGGTCGTCGCGCGCGACATCGCCCACGCGAAGCTCAAGGAGCGCCTGGACCGCGGCGAGGGCATGCCGCAGTACCTGAAGGACCGCATGGTCTACTACGCGGGTCCCGCGAAGACGCCGGAAGGCTATGCCTCCGGCTCGTTCGGCCCGACGACGGCCGGACGCATGGACGCGTACGTGGACCAGTTCCAGGCGGAGGGCGGCAGCTTCGTGATGCTCGCCAAGGGCAACCGCTCCCAGGCCGTCACCGACGCGTGCAAGAAGCACGGGGGCTTCTACCTGGGCTCCATCGGTGGCCCCGCGGCGCGGCTCGCCAAGGACTGCATCACCAAGGTGGAAGTGCTCGAGTACGCCGAGCTGGGCATGGAGGCCGTCTGGAAGATCGAGGTCGTCGACTTCCCGGCCTTCATCGTGGTGGATGACAAGGGCAACGACTTCTTCGCCCACATCAACAAGCCCACCGCGAAGAAGTAGGCACCGTCACCCCTGGGGGCGAGGCGTCCTTCGCCCTCAGGTCGGTGGGAACACGTCCTGCGCGGCCACGGGCGGGGGGCCCTTCTTCTTCTTCGGGATGAGGCTTCTCCGGGGGCCCTTCAGGGCCACACCCAGGAACATGCTCGCGGGGAGCAGCATCCCCAGCCCTTGCGTGAGGTTGTCGGGTGGATGCACGACGACCCCCAACACCAGCGCGGTGAACAGCAGACCACAGACGACGCGAAGCAAGATGGGGTTCACGCGAGCGACCTCGGTGAGGGACGCACCAGCGTAAACATCCCAAGGGCCGTGTCCACCCGGCCCCGTGGGCCCCTCCACCGAGGGGCCCAGGAAGCCCCCACCGCCCGGGTCGGACGGCGGGGAGCGAGTGACGACTACCAGATCTTCACGCGCTGCTCGGGCGGCAGCCAGCCCGCATCACCCTGCTTCACGCCGAACGCCTCGTAGAACTCCGGCATGTTCCGCACCACACCATTCACCCGGTACATCGGCGGCGAGTGGCTGTCGGTGAGGAGCAGCTGGCGCATGGTTTCGTCGCGGTACAGGCCGCGCCACACCTGGGCCCAGCCCAGGAAGAAGCGCTGCGCCCCCGTGAAGCCCGCGATGGAGGGCGCCTGCTGGCCCTTCAGCGACAGGTTGTAGGCCTGGTAGGCCACGGTGAGACCGCTCAGGTCGCCGATGTTCTCGCCCAGCGTCAGCTCGCCGTTGACCTTCATCGACTCCAGCGGGCTGAAGCCCGAGTACTGCGCCACCAGCACGGAGGTGCGGCTCTCGAAGCCCTTCTTGTCCTCGTCCGTCCACCAGTTGCGCAGGTTGCCGTCGCCGTCCGAGCGGCTGCCCTGGTCGTCGAAGCCGTGGCTGATTTCGTGGCCGATGACGCCGCCGATGGCGCCGTAGTTCGTCGCGTCGTCCGCCTCCGGGTTGAAGAACGGCGGCTGGAGGATGGCGGCCGGGAAGACAATCTCGTTCATCGTCGGGCTGTAGTAGGCATTCACCAGCTGCGGCGTCATCCCCCACTCATCACGGTCGATGGGCTTGCCCAGCTTGTTCACCATGCGCTGGAACTCGAAGGCGTCGCTGCGGCGCATGTTGCCGACCAGGTCCGTGGCGACAATCTGCAGCTTCGAGTAGTCCCGCCACTTGTCCGGGTAGCCAATCTTCACGTTGAACTTGGCGAGCTTGTCCTGAGCCTGCGCCTTGGTCGTCGCGCTCATCCAGGGCAGCCCGTCGATGCCCACGCGGAAGGCCTCGCGCAGGTTGCTGACCAGCACCTTCATGCGCTCCTTCGACGCGGGGCTGAAGTGACGCTCCACGTAGAGCTGGCCCACGGCCTCACCCAGCGCCTCGTCCACGGAGGCCACGCCACGCTTCCAGCGCGGACGGTTCTCCTGCAGGCCCTGCAGCGTCTTGCCGTTGAACTCGAACGAGGCCTGCTCGAAGGCGCTCGACAGGAGGGGCGCGCGGGCGGACACGACCTTGAACGCGAGGTACTGCTTGATCACCGGCACCGGCGTCGTGTCGATGATTCCCGCCAGCGACTCGAAGAAGTCCGGCTGGCGAACGATGATGGCGGGCGTCGACTGGGCTCCGGCGGCCTTGAAGAAGCGCCCCCACGGGAAGCCCTTGGACAGCGTCTCCAGCTCCGCGATGCTCTTGAGGTTGTACGTGGCCTCGCGGTCCCGGCTCTTCACGCGGGTCCAGCTCTTGTCGGCCAGCGCCGTCTCGAACGCGAGGATGTCCTGGGCCGCCTTCTTCGCGTCCTTCTCACCGGCCAGCGTGAGGAGCTTCTCGATGTACGCGACGTACGCGGCGCGGATCTCGACGAACTTGGGCTCCTGGTTGGAGTAGTAGTCCTTGTCCGGCAGGCCCAGTCCGCCCTGGCTGAAGTAGGCGATGTAGCGCGTGGCCTGCTTCTGGTCCTGGCCCACGAACAGGCTGAAGGGCGTCTGGACGCCGTCGCGCTGGAGCTCCGCGAAGAGCTCCGGGAGCTGGTCCTTGCTCTTCAGCTTCCGCACCCGCGACAGCTCACCGGCGATGGGCTTGAGGCCCAGCGACTCGATGCGCTTCGTGTCCATGAAGCTGTTGTAGAGGTCACCCACCTTCTGCGGCGTGGTACCGGCCTTGCGGTCCTTCGCGGCGGCGGCCTCCTCGATGATGGTGCGCAGCGCCAGCTCGGCCTTGTCCGCCAGCTCGATGAACGTGCCGTAGCGCGCGCGGTCCGCGGGGATGGGCGTGGTCTTCAGCCAGGTCCCGTTGACGAACTGGTAGAAGTCATCCTGCGGGCGGACCGAGGCATCCAGGTTCTTCAGCTCGACGCCCAGCGCGCGGACCGCCTCCGCGGACAGGGACTCCGCGACGGGAACGGACCACGGCGCGGGGGCCGGAGCGGCCTGCGCGACGGGAGCAGCCTCGGCCGCGGGCGGCGTCTCGGGGGTGGGAGCGGGCTGCGGCGAGCTGGCGCAGCCCGTCAGCAGCAGGGTGCCAAGGGCATGGGTGGCCCAGGCGCGGTGGGCAAGGAACTTCTTGGGGCTCATGAGGCTCCGGGGGACAGAGAGACGGGGGATGCTGCCGGACCCGAATGGCCGTCGTCCATCCGGGCGGGCGGGAAAAACAGCCGCGCCCCCGTCCTATTCCTCCGAAGTGCGCCGGGAACTCTTGCCAATTCGAGGAAAGAGCCTCCCGGCGCAACGCCCGAGGGGTCAGCGCTGGCCCATCACCGGCGCGGGGACGGACGGCGCCGGAGCCGGCGCGGTGGGGGCCACGGGCGCGGGAGCCGGGACCACCGTCACGTCCTGCGACAGGGCCTCCAGGTCATGGAAGCCCTTGCTCGTCACCTCGCCGCCCTTGAACTGGGCCCAGCCGCGCAAGTCCCTGCGGTAGGTCCGCGTCATGTTCCAGAGCTGGAGGCCGCTGTTCGCGACGAAGAGGTACAGGGTCCGCTTGGCGTTCCACGGGTTGGGCAGCGCCATCGCGATGCCGTCATCCGGGCGGCCGTAGGTCTTCCCCTGCCAGCGGAAGTAGCGCCGGCCCAGCTCCACCGGGAGCTTCTTCTCCTGCGCCAGGCGGGCCAGCAGCGCGTTGTCCTCGGCGCCGCCGAAGACCATCAGGTCGCGGTCGGCGAGCTGCGCGTCCGTCACCTCGAAGTCGGGGGCCACGGGGACCAGGCGCTCGGTGAAGATGTCGGCGAGCGTCTCGCGGTAGCCGAGCACCAACGTGCGCATGGACTCCGTCTGCCGGGCGGTGCCGTGCACCATGAGCAGCCGCTCCCAGGCATCCGTCTGGTTGGAGAGCACCTGGAAGCGCTCGCGCGGCACGGGCACATCATTGCCCGGGTTGAACACCACGCGCACCGGGGCCTCTTGCGTGCGCAGGACGAAGGTCTCGCTCGCCGTGCCCTTCACTTCCACGCGCTCCAGGGTGGAGCCCTTGGCGGTGCGCACCTCGACCAGCGTGACGAAGTGCCAGGGCTTCGGGCCCGGCTGCTCCACCTTGAGCGTCACCTCGTAGCCGTCCTTCACCTGCGCGGCGGTGGCGCGGATGCGCGGCTGGGGCAGGCCCGTGCGCTCCAGCCACTGCGAGAGGAACGGGCCCACGTCCTTGCCCGAGGCCTCCTGCGCGGTGCGCTTGAAGTCCGCCGTGGTGACGTTCTTGTTCGCGTAGCGCGTGTGGACGGCGTTCATCACCTTGGAGAAGTCCGCGTTGCCCAGGAGCAGCCGGAGCTGGTGCAGCGCGAAGGTGCCCTTGATGCGAGGCACCAGGTACGTGCCATAGCGGCCGTAGTCCGTCTTCGAGGCGGCGGGCGCCACGTCCGCCTCGCGCGTGGTGGTGAAGAGGTAGCGGTCATTGAGCTCCGCGAGCGCGTCGCGCTGCTGCTCGAAGGCCTTGTCCAGCTTGTCCTCGTGGCCGGACACGTCGCGCACGAGCCGCCAGTACCCGGCCGTCCCGCTGACGAGCCAGTTGTCTCCGTCCGTCGTGGGGAACAGCGTGTTGGCCCACAGGAGCGACTTGTCGAAGGAGACCGCGTCCTTCACCTTGGCGAAGTCCTGCGTGAGGGCCTTGGGCTCCTCGGACGGCTTCCAGGACTTGCGCGCCTCCTTCAGCCGGTGGGAGACGGAGATGGGGTTGAACGTCGTGTAACCGAGTGACAGGTGCGGCGTGGCGCCGGGCAGGTCCGGCATGAAGCGGCTGCCAATCATCTTCTCGCGCAGCGTCGTCTTGCCGTAGTGGGCGAGGAACATCAGCTTCTCGGCCATCTCGGACGTGGTGACCTTGCCGTCACAGGCGTGCGGACGATTGATGGGGCTGGAGGCCATCATCCGGATGGCGGAGTCCAGGTCGAAGCCCTTCTTGCCGAAGCGCTCGTAGTACTCCCAGAAGGCGATGTCCCGGTTCCAGGTGTTGAAGGCCAGGTCCGCGGGGGCGTTGTCCGGATTGGAGACAGACTCCTTGCGGACCTCGAGGTCGCGGTTGTTGTTGTTGGCCCAGATGAAGTCCTTGAGGTTGCCCGGCGTGTCGGAGGCGTTGCCCTTGCTGCCTGTGCGCCACAGGCGCGTCTTCTTCGTGCCGAGCAGGAGGCAGGCCCCCTCATCCGTCTTCGCGTCCGCGAGCGTCCAGTCGTTCGTGTACAGGCCGTTGTTGTTCTCCTTCATGATGCGCGCGACGTCGTCGATGGAGTTCGCGTACTGGGCGGCCTTGCGGATGCGGTTGGACTGCGGCGTGCCGTTGATGTCGAACGGCGTCTGCCCCACCGTCGTCTCGCCAATGACGATGCCCGCGGAGTTGATGAACCAGTCCGCGCCGCTGTGGATGCCGCCCGGGAAGGTCTGCATCACGAAGCGATTGCCGCGCGTCGGCTGCACGTCGAGCATCACGTCCCAGTGGACGCCCGTGTAGCCGTCCCACATGAAGATTTGACCGATGATGGCGCGGCCGTCCTTCGTCGCGGACTTGGTGGCGACGAAGGAGGAGCAGTGGTCGCCCTTCCCTCCTCGCTCGGCCTCTTCATCCGCCTTGAGAAAGGTGCGGCCGGACAGTGACGTGGCAGTGGCGCGGTTGGCCTCCTCGAGCTGGCCCGAGTCCACGGCCGTGTTGAGCGTGACGATGTCGAGCACATCGAGGTCGCGGCCCTTGAACTTCGCCCCACCCTTGTTGGCGCCGTCCGCGATGCCCTTCATCTCCTCGAGGTACTCGGCGTCGAACTTGCGCAGGAAGAGCGAGTCGGCCAGGAGCCGCTTGTGGTTCCAGCCCTTGGATGCGTCGGCACTGTCGGCCCGGACGCCGAGCTTCTCCATGTAGCGGACGATCTCCTGCGACACGAGCTCGCCAAACTGGAGGCCTCGCTCGTAGGGCTCGCCCTCGATGTGGACGTAGATCCACCCGCCGTCGTCGTAGCGGAAGCCCTTGCCCGCCCAGCGCACGGACTCGAGCGGGACGTAGGCGGTGATGTCTTCGACGGGCTCGAGGCGGACGTCGTCGAACCAGGCGGAGCCGGTGGCCTTGCCGTTGCGGCCCAGGTGGAGCTGGACGTTGTCCGAGGACTGGGTGGCGAAGAAGAGGACGGAGGCGCGAGCGCCGGCGTCGCCGCTCGAGACGGGGGCGCAGTTGGTGAAGGGGAAGCTCTTCATCGACAGACAGGCGCCGTGGGCCGTGGGGTAGCGGGCCTGCGGGTCCACCTGCACGCCCTGGGTCTTCACCCAGGCGCTCAGGCGGTAGAGCTGGCCGACCTGGAGCTTGAGGACGGAGGACTCGGCGGTCGTCTCACCGCCGACTTGCGGATTGGCGATGAGCAGGCCGCGCGAGCCTTCGACCTTGCCTTCGGCGCTGGAGCTCACCTTGCCAGGGCCTGTCGAGGTCCAGAACGCGGGCACGGCGGAGGAGCCTCCCGCGACCTCGAAGCCTCCGTTGGGGACGACTGAGGAATTGGCGGGGGCGGCCCATGCGGAGGCCCCCGTGAGCACGCTCGCGCAGAGCACGAGCGCACCGAGTCGCTTCGACGTCAGGAGGAAGGC is part of the Myxococcus landrumus genome and encodes:
- a CDS encoding DUF2071 domain-containing protein, which translates into the protein MRPESLAALVALATEPLGLEERELHARLLQAGVTDPMLALQALRGAGLVREQHRRWAPTPSGHEALREAARLLERSQDPSPSSPGMDECPSIPWLTQVQTHWVEAVSINYAVDADRLARLLPSPLLPEIHRGTAWVQVLMSSLRDMRPQGVSPLLGVCFYQVSYRAAVRYRNARGEWRRGGYFVRSETNDPVMQRVGNTLDEFRFHAFGEANMVMAREGDLLTVAVDPESAYPGGKLVAVFDTKPRTHPPLGSVWTGLQDLHEPLVECYDALGVSGDFVYVLTIDREPWNARFCTPVELYCEYFEEGPLAPGARLDSVLHLTECAYRWRPLRRERHAPFTGPVER
- a CDS encoding L,D-transpeptidase family protein encodes the protein MKFSCARVAAVIGALLALSAHGEDRVATARKQRMKDVTALFAAAGTPWPTDQLYVRAFKHERELEVWAGPKDGPLVKVRTYPFCAASGELGPKRRQGDLQVPEGFYTLDLFNPRSNYHLSIRVSYPNAADRHHQQAGVPLGGDIFVHGDCVSIGCIAIQDGPIEELYLMALDTRARTKRDAPIHIFPRRLDAAGMAALEKEAGTDAQRLALWKSLQPAYTLFEENPRVPRTSVNARTGAYEVKPAAKAGRAER
- a CDS encoding OmpA family protein; translated protein: MASSSVQALWLALLALSSSATALAAEPSTVEQRAREDLDRQLQALVKTPPPEVVITYEGLPGAGTSRAYKLLEVDFLLNGQPLAVPGLDVLSGPGIHRLAALKVDEGSYTLVSRVTYTNDAWNLFSEESGFLWKMTASVTFQAQKGLRMRVRVLPAINPTAPDPRLKLKLSHDVSAEMTAPLADATLLAETPDAGSAPVAKLTPPPVEPPPVTPPPVTPPPVVVTPPVAVATGRDAPEQGPEAPGRLSLKVLVGKKPVAATAFIRGKGAPQRVLLEKGARKPSQVMVPPGEYTVDVIAKGFLAQTRQVKVTREKEASVSFVLAKAPAKKAQQAQVKNERVELPSLPRFAEKQAAPRKGSTTAMALLVDMMVRDESLRLKLEGHTDNREVPASARQSLSEARARAMADLLVRAGLSPSRIESTGLGDTRPKAPNLIPRGRELNRRVDIMLVRGK
- a CDS encoding fumarate hydratase; its protein translation is MTDFQFQDMLPLGKDETPYRLLTKDHVSTFEAGGRSFVQVAPEALTLLTREAMRDIAHLLRPGHLGQLSNILKDPEASANDRFVALELLKNANIAAGGVLPSCQDTGTAIVMGKRGQHVLTDGNDEEAISRGVFDTYRTSNLRYSQMAALDMYRETNTGNNLPAQIELYATGGDAYKFLFMAKGGGSANKSYLYQETKALLNPQSLLNFLDAKIRSLGTAACPPYHLAIVVGGTSAEFALKTAKYASARYLDTLPRDGNALGRGFRDVELEQEVLKLTQRMGIGAQFGGKYFCHDVRVIRLPRHGASCPVAIAVSCSADRQVLGKITRDGVFLEQLEADPAKYLPETTEADLSSDVVKLDLNRPMSELRAELSRYPIKTRVSLTGPMVVARDIAHAKLKERLDRGEGMPQYLKDRMVYYAGPAKTPEGYASGSFGPTTAGRMDAYVDQFQAEGGSFVMLAKGNRSQAVTDACKKHGGFYLGSIGGPAARLAKDCITKVEVLEYAELGMEAVWKIEVVDFPAFIVVDDKGNDFFAHINKPTAKK
- a CDS encoding M13 family metallopeptidase, which translates into the protein MSPKKFLAHRAWATHALGTLLLTGCASSPQPAPTPETPPAAEAAPVAQAAPAPAPWSVPVAESLSAEAVRALGVELKNLDASVRPQDDFYQFVNGTWLKTTPIPADRARYGTFIELADKAELALRTIIEEAAAAKDRKAGTTPQKVGDLYNSFMDTKRIESLGLKPIAGELSRVRKLKSKDQLPELFAELQRDGVQTPFSLFVGQDQKQATRYIAYFSQGGLGLPDKDYYSNQEPKFVEIRAAYVAYIEKLLTLAGEKDAKKAAQDILAFETALADKSWTRVKSRDREATYNLKSIAELETLSKGFPWGRFFKAAGAQSTPAIIVRQPDFFESLAGIIDTTPVPVIKQYLAFKVVSARAPLLSSAFEQASFEFNGKTLQGLQENRPRWKRGVASVDEALGEAVGQLYVERHFSPASKERMKVLVSNLREAFRVGIDGLPWMSATTKAQAQDKLAKFNVKIGYPDKWRDYSKLQIVATDLVGNMRRSDAFEFQRMVNKLGKPIDRDEWGMTPQLVNAYYSPTMNEIVFPAAILQPPFFNPEADDATNYGAIGGVIGHEISHGFDDQGSRSDGDGNLRNWWTDEDKKGFESRTSVLVAQYSGFSPLESMKVNGELTLGENIGDLSGLTVAYQAYNLSLKGQQAPSIAGFTGAQRFFLGWAQVWRGLYRDETMRQLLLTDSHSPPMYRVNGVVRNMPEFYEAFGVKQGDAGWLPPEQRVKIW
- a CDS encoding C45 family peptidase, with amino-acid sequence MTAFLLTSKRLGALVLCASVLTGASAWAAPANSSVVPNGGFEVAGGSSAVPAFWTSTGPGKVSSSAEGKVEGSRGLLIANPQVGGETTAESSVLKLQVGQLYRLSAWVKTQGVQVDPQARYPTAHGACLSMKSFPFTNCAPVSSGDAGARASVLFFATQSSDNVQLHLGRNGKATGSAWFDDVRLEPVEDITAYVPLESVRWAGKGFRYDDGGWIYVHIEGEPYERGLQFGELVSQEIVRYMEKLGVRADSADASKGWNHKRLLADSLFLRKFDAEYLEEMKGIADGANKGGAKFKGRDLDVLDIVTLNTAVDSGQLEEANRATATSLSGRTFLKADEEAERGGKGDHCSSFVATKSATKDGRAIIGQIFMWDGYTGVHWDVMLDVQPTRGNRFVMQTFPGGIHSGADWFINSAGIVIGETTVGQTPFDINGTPQSNRIRKAAQYANSIDDVARIMKENNNGLYTNDWTLADAKTDEGACLLLGTKKTRLWRTGSKGNASDTPGNLKDFIWANNNNRDLEVRKESVSNPDNAPADLAFNTWNRDIAFWEYYERFGKKGFDLDSAIRMMASSPINRPHACDGKVTTSEMAEKLMFLAHYGKTTLREKMIGSRFMPDLPGATPHLSLGYTTFNPISVSHRLKEARKSWKPSEEPKALTQDFAKVKDAVSFDKSLLWANTLFPTTDGDNWLVSGTAGYWRLVRDVSGHEDKLDKAFEQQRDALAELNDRYLFTTTREADVAPAASKTDYGRYGTYLVPRIKGTFALHQLRLLLGNADFSKVMNAVHTRYANKNVTTADFKRTAQEASGKDVGPFLSQWLERTGLPQPRIRATAAQVKDGYEVTLKVEQPGPKPWHFVTLVEVRTAKGSTLERVEVKGTASETFVLRTQEAPVRVVFNPGNDVPVPRERFQVLSNQTDAWERLLMVHGTARQTESMRTLVLGYRETLADIFTERLVPVAPDFEVTDAQLADRDLMVFGGAEDNALLARLAQEKKLPVELGRRYFRWQGKTYGRPDDGIAMALPNPWNAKRTLYLFVANSGLQLWNMTRTYRRDLRGWAQFKGGEVTSKGFHDLEALSQDVTVVPAPAPVAPTAPAPAPSVPAPVMGQR